In the Flavobacterium sp. 90 genome, AAAGAAAAAGGATTGCATTCTACCGTTATCCTTGCTTTAGGATACCGTGATTCGGAAAAAGACTATATGGCGGCTACGAAAAAAGTTCGTTTGCCTATAAATGAAATGATAACGAAAGTTTATTAATGTTATAAGAATGCATATGTCTTAACATTTTAAAACTAACATTCCATTAAACCTATTGACCAAATTGGTTGTAGTAACTGTAAATGAAAGTCTATCTATTTAATAGAAAGAGTGTCTCGAATCAATTCATCAACGCTTCTACGCTCGGTTTCTCTTGGATAGATAATATTCCATTTCTTTAAAACAAATTTTTATAATCTACTAAACAAACTCCAAAATCAGCACTAAAGAATTAATAATGCTTTAAAGGAAAAACAGTATTTTTGAAAAACAATATTAGAAATTTTTATCTCTTTTTAACTATATTTCAAGTTTTCAAAACTACATAAATCAGAAATTATTATTTCTAAAAAAGAACTTAATAAAATATGTACAGGCTTTTATTATCCTTGAATAATTATTTTGTTTTCATTTATTATATCCCAATCTTATAACTTTGCATAGATGAAAATTTTAATAATAGAAGATGATCAAAGAGTTGCTGAGCTGATCCAGAGAGGTCTTACAGAGCACGGATTTATTCCAACATTAGCTTATGATGGTCTATCGGGAAAAAAATTAGCACTTAATAATCAATATGATCTGATTATAACCGATATTATATTGCCAAAACTTGACGGGCTGGATCTCTGTAAAGAAATACGCCAAATCAAACCCGACTTACCCATAATAATGCTCACCGCACTTGGTACAACTGATGATAAAGTAGAAGGATTTGATGCCGGAGCAGATGATTATTTAACAAAACCTTTTGAAATGAGAGAGCTTCTAGTTCGTATCAGATCCTTATTAAAACGAAGCAATAGCACTTTAAATAATATTGGTTTTATTTTAAAATATGCTGATCTTGAAATGAACCTCCAGACCAAAAGTTTAAAAAGGAATAATACCGAAATAAATCTTACACCCAAAGAATTTAAACTTTTAGAATATATCCTTCAAAATCCGGAGCGTGTCTTATCCCGAACTGAAATTGCAGAAAAAGTCTGGGATACTCATTTTGATACCGGTACAAATTTTATTGATGTATACATTAATTATCTGAGAAAGAAAATTGATAAAAATTTTGATAAAAAACTCATTCATACCCGATCAGGAATGGGATTTATTTTGAAAACAGAATGAAAACCCGAACTCGACTAACCATATTATTTACATTAATTACAGCTACTATTTTATTAGTGTTTGCTGGTATTATCTTAATTTCTGCAAAGCAAAACAGAGAAAAAGAATTTTATACACTATTAAAAAAAGAAGCCGTTACCAAAGCTAATTTATTTTTTAATGCCAAAGTAAACAGCAAAACATTACAAGATATTTACAGAAACAATAGAGCTACATTAAATGAAGTCGAAGTTGCTATTTATACAACCTCTTTCCGATTATTATATCACGATGCTGTTGATATAGATGTTGTAAAGGAAACCAAACCAATGATTGATGAAATTGCCCTAAAAAGCGAAATCCAATTTTATCAAAATGATTGGCAAGTAATTGGAATGAAGTATAAATTTCAAGGAAAAGAATATGTCATTACTGCAGCTGCGTATGACGGATTTGGGTATATTAAACTAAATAATTTACTTAAAACCTGTATTATTGTTTTCATTATATCCATTTTACTGTTGTATATCGCTGGTCGTTTTTTTTCAAAAAAAGCATTTGAGCCTATTGTTAAAATGACAAGCAAGGCAAAAAATATTTCTGCCACAAATCTTGATCTCCGATTAGATACTAACCAAAGTAAAGATGAAATATCAGAACTGGCTTCCACTTTTAATACAGTGTTAAACCGTCTGGAAAATTCCTTTGATTCGCAAAAGCAATTTGTCTCTAATATTTCTCACGAATTACGAACGCCTCTTTCTGCTATTATTACAGAACTGGAACTATCTACTAATAAAGAACGCAATAATGAAGAATATAAAGTTGTAATTTCAAACACACTGCAAGATGCTAAAAAGATAGCCAAACTATCCAATAGCTTGCTGGATCTTGCCAAAGCAAATTATGATCCTTCGGAAATAGCATTCAAACAAGTTCGCATCGATGAAATTTTACTTGATGCCCAACAACAGGTTCAAAAATCAAATCCAAATTATAATATAGCAATTCATTTCGAAAATGATTTTGAAGATGAAGATCAAATTACAATCAATGGAAACGAATATCTGCTAAAAGTTGCCTTTGTAAACTTGTTTGAAAATGGCTGTAAATTCTCAGAAAACAAACAAAGTAAAGTTATTATCAGACTTGAAAAAGAGCAGATTATTTTGGAATTTGTAGATAAGGGCATTGGAATTTCAGAAGAAGATTTAAAGCAAATTTTTAAACCATTTTACCGCGGATCAAATAAACTCTATGCCGACGGAAATGGTATTGGATTGTCTTTGACCCAAAAAATCATCTTACTTCACAAGGGAACTATAGCTATTACATCCGATAAAAAATCAGGAACGATATTTACTGTGAGCCTTATCATGTCTTAAAAAATAGTACCAATTAGATCTTTCTAATAAAATTCTAATTTTTTTCTAAAACATCTCTAACAGCCCCTCTTCAGGGGTTGTTTTATTTTTGCACCATTCTAAACGAAAATTATTTTACTAAATAAAAATCTAAAATGGACATACCTCCTCTTCCCAGTAAACAAAAACTATAAATTTCGCTTCTGCAGAGATGTCATTGACTTTTTCGCCAGCGAATTAAAATCAAAAAAAAAACATATCTGAATTCTTTTTTGATCCCAAAACTCAATATTTAATTTGACTTGTTTCTCTAATCTATTTGAGATACAGCCCTGTTATTGTTTGTACATACAAATCGTAAAATATCTAAATAATATCAATACTACCATGACACATAAAACAAAATGCAACAGCAGAATTCTACTATTTAATGCTCCAAGTAAAAAAATAGAATATCCGAATATTATACTTTTTCTACTAACAATAACAATTCTTACTGCTTGTAATGATAACAAGATTGTAACCGAAAAAGAAAATTACGCCATCAAAGGAGATACGATTATTGTTCCTTCAACATCTGTAATTGCATCGAAACTAAAACTCGAAACAATAAAAAATCAGCCCTATCAATCAGAATTAATAACGGCAGGTACAGTAAAAGCTATTCCAAATTTTTATGCTGAAATTGCACCTCCATTTTCTGGAAGGGTTACCAAAGTACATTTAAAACTAGGGATGAAAACCCAACCCGGCAAACCTCTTTTTGAGATGGTTTCACCTGATTTTATCGATGCTCAAAAAAACTTCTTTCAGGCAAAATCAGCTTATCAGGCTGCCAGACTTTCATTAAAACGCCAGCAGGATTTAAAGGCAAATGGTGTGGGTTCACAAAAAGATCTGGAAGAGGCACAAACCAATTTCGAAGTCAACGAAAAAGAATATCAAAATACAATTGCAAGCCTAAAAATATTTGGGGTAAATGTAAATAAACTAATTTTTGGTCAACCACTAATAGTCACTTCTCCTATCGCCGGAGAAATCATTACAAACGAAGTTGTAATGGGACAATACATAAAAGCAGATGATACTCCCAGAGCTAAAGTTGCCGATTTAAAAAAGGTTTGGGTTGCAGGACAGGTGAAAGAAAAAGACATTCATTTTATACATGAATTAGATGGTGCCGAAATTCAGGTTGGCTCTTATCCTAACAAAAAAATTACTGGAAAAATTTACCATGTCGATGAAATCGTTGACGAGACCACCAGAAGTATACAAGTATTAATCGAATGCCTCAATAGTGATCATGCCCTAAAGCCCGGAATGTATGTAACTGTGAAATTTACTGACACTCCAAAAAACACTTTGTTTGTTCCTGCCAAAGCCGTACTACAATTTAATGATAAAAGTTTTGTACTTGTCCAAATTGCTAAGGGAGAATATACCAGACGTTATGTAGAAACAGGAATTTCCAATAATGGAAAAATAGCAATCCTTTCCGGATTAAAACCAAATGAAACAATCATAAGCCAAGGAGCATTTTATCTCCTGGAAGTAAAATAAGTTAAAAAGTATTCAGTCTCATTGAACAGTCTCAGTCTCTTATACTTTACAATAAATATTTTTAATCTGTGGCAAAAAAACAACTATAAAGGTCAACTTACAACCTTAGTTCCTCAGCGCCTTTAAATCTTAAAAAAATGAAACAAAATATATTTGAAGCAACAATTGCAAAACGCTGGTTAATCTTGGCGTTATTTTTACTCCTTTCCCTATTTGGCTATTATTCCTGGACACAGCTTTCAGTTGAAGCCTATCCGGACATCGGCGATGTAACCTCGCAAGTGGTCACGCAAGTTCCGGGTCTGGCAGCCGAAGAGATCGAACAGCAAATTACAATTCCTATTGAGCGTGCTATAAATGGTTTACCTGGAATGCATGTTATGCGTAGCAAAAGTACTTTTGGCTTATCTATGGTCACTATTGTTTTTGATGATGGCATCGAAGATTATTTTGCCCGAACAAGAATTCAGGAGCGTCTAAATGATATTGAATTACCTTATGGAGCAACACCCGGTTTGGATCCTCTTACCTCTCCTACAGGCGAAATCTACCGTTACATTATTGAAAGTAAAAATCATGATTTACGTGAATTGAGTCAATTACAAGAGTATACTATTATTCCTCGAATCAAACAGGTTTCGGGTGTTGCCGATGTTACAAATTTTGGAGGAATCACAACGCAGTATCAAGTTGAACTTGATCCTTTAAAAATGGAACAATATGGTTTATCGCTCAGTGAAGTAACCCAAACTATTGAAAAAAACAATGCAAATGTAGGCGGAAGTGTCGTTGATCGCGGAGATCAATCTTATGTCGTGCGCGGAATAGGTTTGGTGAAAAACCTGGATGATATAGGTCGTATTGTAGTAAAATCTGTAAATGGTATTCCTATTTATCTGAGTGATATTGGCACATTAAAATACGGAAATCTTGAGCGTAAAGGCGCGTTGGGATATACAGACAAACGTGGAATTGATTATTCGGATAACATCGAAGGGATTGTGCTGCTGTTAAAAAACCAAAACCCATCAGTTGTATTAAAAGGTGTAAATGAAGCCGTTGATGATTTAAACAAAAACTATCTTCCTAAGGGAGTTCAGATTCATGCTTTTTTAGACAGAACCGATTTGGTAAACACAACACTTTCAACCGTTTCGCATACTTTACTCGAAGGAATGATACTGGTAATTATAGTATTAATTGTTTTTCTGGGTAGCTGGAGAGGTGCATTATTAGTCGCTATTACGATTCCTATCTCGCTTTTAATTGCATTTATCTTAATGAAATTCACCAATATTCCTGCCAATTTGCTTTCTCTGGGAGCGATTGATTTTGGAATTATTGTCGACGGTGCCATTGTAATGATGGAAACTATCCTAAAGAAGCGAGAAGACAATGAAGA is a window encoding:
- a CDS encoding HAMP domain-containing sensor histidine kinase encodes the protein MKTRTRLTILFTLITATILLVFAGIILISAKQNREKEFYTLLKKEAVTKANLFFNAKVNSKTLQDIYRNNRATLNEVEVAIYTTSFRLLYHDAVDIDVVKETKPMIDEIALKSEIQFYQNDWQVIGMKYKFQGKEYVITAAAYDGFGYIKLNNLLKTCIIVFIISILLLYIAGRFFSKKAFEPIVKMTSKAKNISATNLDLRLDTNQSKDEISELASTFNTVLNRLENSFDSQKQFVSNISHELRTPLSAIITELELSTNKERNNEEYKVVISNTLQDAKKIAKLSNSLLDLAKANYDPSEIAFKQVRIDEILLDAQQQVQKSNPNYNIAIHFENDFEDEDQITINGNEYLLKVAFVNLFENGCKFSENKQSKVIIRLEKEQIILEFVDKGIGISEEDLKQIFKPFYRGSNKLYADGNGIGLSLTQKIILLHKGTIAITSDKKSGTIFTVSLIMS
- a CDS encoding response regulator transcription factor → MKILIIEDDQRVAELIQRGLTEHGFIPTLAYDGLSGKKLALNNQYDLIITDIILPKLDGLDLCKEIRQIKPDLPIIMLTALGTTDDKVEGFDAGADDYLTKPFEMRELLVRIRSLLKRSNSTLNNIGFILKYADLEMNLQTKSLKRNNTEINLTPKEFKLLEYILQNPERVLSRTEIAEKVWDTHFDTGTNFIDVYINYLRKKIDKNFDKKLIHTRSGMGFILKTE
- a CDS encoding efflux RND transporter periplasmic adaptor subunit; this translates as MTHKTKCNSRILLFNAPSKKIEYPNIILFLLTITILTACNDNKIVTEKENYAIKGDTIIVPSTSVIASKLKLETIKNQPYQSELITAGTVKAIPNFYAEIAPPFSGRVTKVHLKLGMKTQPGKPLFEMVSPDFIDAQKNFFQAKSAYQAARLSLKRQQDLKANGVGSQKDLEEAQTNFEVNEKEYQNTIASLKIFGVNVNKLIFGQPLIVTSPIAGEIITNEVVMGQYIKADDTPRAKVADLKKVWVAGQVKEKDIHFIHELDGAEIQVGSYPNKKITGKIYHVDEIVDETTRSIQVLIECLNSDHALKPGMYVTVKFTDTPKNTLFVPAKAVLQFNDKSFVLVQIAKGEYTRRYVETGISNNGKIAILSGLKPNETIISQGAFYLLEVK